Proteins co-encoded in one Juglans regia cultivar Chandler chromosome 16, Walnut 2.0, whole genome shotgun sequence genomic window:
- the LOC109007541 gene encoding growth-regulating factor 7-like isoform X1 produces the protein MDSFDVLDEEAKENSGDVPKLGVKLESIEPVSDKAIMVHHENHHRPCPSCETQVGDGDGPRCSNSTITSGAYDVVVAAAVSGAAVPGSGAVVRAVQPSDISTYSTPHTVSKFPAAGRMAASLGFPFTNAQWKELERQAMIYKYMMASVPVPPELLITVSRTPSDPAASHAHLGSSGLNLRLSNSSDPEPGRCKRTDGKKWRCSRDVAPNHKYCERHLHRGRPRSRKPVEIQANNSSSSSKRTRREDYSALPTFVNIPIPRPTVNNNSVSSQFLGPTAGSPFHRPTDVSLTSHNDPRSLDWVVKGEPVPMATTDQQWHHLMQNKMEFASETFSHCHPNASIFKQNYPEEPLNLNSYVYFSTCEDTQSKDCPLFLNSDMISTQEPHTGTTRGFIDAWSNAVTEENIANSSTLCSVSSNGFSPSLLTLSMGGSNSIDDEMGQLQMGSGLIGRNRNNESGSKSDISRWYTPASSVAAPTPGGPLAEVLRPSMVAIAAAAASNVSSPTPGNGDSRGDSTRSHATMVSSPSGVLQKTFASLSDSSGNSSPNLGSSRATPEIAMLWLN, from the exons ATGGACAGCTTCGACGTTTTAGACGAGGAAGCAAAAGAAAACAGTGGTGATGTTCCAAAGTTAGGTGTGAAGCTGGAAAGCATTGAACCGGTTAGTGACAAGGCGATTATGGTTCATCATGAAAATCACCACCGTCCATGTCCATCATGCGAGACTCAGGTTGGTGATGGCGATGGTCCCAGATGTAGCAACAGCACTATAACTAGTGGTGCATACgatgttgttgttgctgctgctgtttCTGGTGCTGCTGTTCCAGGTAGTGGTGCAGTTGTAAGAGCTGTGCAGCCTTCTGACATTTCTACCTATTCTACTCCTCACACCGTCTCCAAATTCCCag CAGCAGGCAGGATGGCAGCATCTCTGGGGTTTCCTTTTACAAATGCACAGTGGAAGGAGCTTGAAAGACAAGCTATGATCTACAAGTATATGATGGCCTCCGTTCCTGTTCCTCCTGAACTCCTTATTACCGTTAGCAGAACTCCCTCAGACCCAGCTGCTTCCCACGCTCACT TGGGAAGTAGTGGTTTGAACCTCAGATTGTCAAACAGTTCGGATCCAGAGCCGGGGAGGTGCAAAAGGACAGATGGGAAGAAATGGAGGTGCTCTAGAGATGTGGCCCCCAACCACAAATACTGTGAGCGCCACTTGCATAGAGGCCGTCCCCGTTCAAGAAAGCCTGTGGAAATTCAAGCaaacaacagcagcagcagcagcaagagGACCCGCCGTGAAGATTATAGTGCTCTTCCTACATTTGTTAACATTCCTATTCCTAGACCCACAGTCAACAACAATAGTGTTTCATCTCAGTTTCTTGGACCTACGGCTGGTTCCCCATTCCACCGGCCGACTGACGTCTCGCTTACTTCACACAATGATCCGAG GAGCTTGGACTGGGTTGTAAAAGGAGAACCCGTTCCCATGGCTACAACTGACCAACAATGGCACCATCTGatgcaaaataaaatggaattcGCCTCTGAGACGTTCTCTCACTGTCACCCCAATGCCTCTATCTTCAAACAAAACTATCCCGAGGAGCCCTTGAATCTGAACTCGTACGTGTATTTCAGCACCTGTGAAGATACACAGAGCAAAGACTGTCCTTTATTCCTCAATTCAGATATGATTTCTACACAAGAGCCTCACACGGGAACCACAAGGGGTTTCATTGATGCGTGGTCTAATGCAGTAACAGAGGAGAACATAGCCAACTCAAGCACCTTGTGCTCTGTCTCATCAAATGGGTTCTCGCCCTCTTTACTCACTCTATCAATGGGTGGCAGTAACTCCATTGATGATGAAATGGGTCAACTCCAAATGGGATCGGGCTTAATTGGAAGGAACAGAAACAATGAAAGTGGTAGCAAATCTGATATATCAAGATGGTATACCCCTGCTTCGTCGGTAGCTGCTCCCACACCGGGTGGGCCTTTAGCTGAGGTTCTAAGGCCGAGCATGGTTGCCATCGCTGCCGCAGCTGCATCGAATGTGTCATCTCCAACCCCTGGAAATGGTGATTCAAGGGGTGATTCGACTAGGTCGCATGCTACTATGGTCTCATCGCCATCTGGGGTTCTTCAGAAAACATTTGCTTCATTGTCTGATAGTAGTGGTAATAGCAGCCCAAACCTTGGGAGCTCGAGGGCCACTCCTGAGATCGCTATGCTCTGGTTGAATTAA
- the LOC109007541 gene encoding growth-regulating factor 7-like isoform X2, with product MDSFDVLDEEAKENSGDVPKLGVKLESIEPVSDKAIMVHHENHHRPCPSCETQVGDGDGPRCSNSTITSGAYDVVVAAAVSGAAVPGSGAVVRAVQPSDISTYSTPHTVSKFPAGRMAASLGFPFTNAQWKELERQAMIYKYMMASVPVPPELLITVSRTPSDPAASHAHLGSSGLNLRLSNSSDPEPGRCKRTDGKKWRCSRDVAPNHKYCERHLHRGRPRSRKPVEIQANNSSSSSKRTRREDYSALPTFVNIPIPRPTVNNNSVSSQFLGPTAGSPFHRPTDVSLTSHNDPRSLDWVVKGEPVPMATTDQQWHHLMQNKMEFASETFSHCHPNASIFKQNYPEEPLNLNSYVYFSTCEDTQSKDCPLFLNSDMISTQEPHTGTTRGFIDAWSNAVTEENIANSSTLCSVSSNGFSPSLLTLSMGGSNSIDDEMGQLQMGSGLIGRNRNNESGSKSDISRWYTPASSVAAPTPGGPLAEVLRPSMVAIAAAAASNVSSPTPGNGDSRGDSTRSHATMVSSPSGVLQKTFASLSDSSGNSSPNLGSSRATPEIAMLWLN from the exons ATGGACAGCTTCGACGTTTTAGACGAGGAAGCAAAAGAAAACAGTGGTGATGTTCCAAAGTTAGGTGTGAAGCTGGAAAGCATTGAACCGGTTAGTGACAAGGCGATTATGGTTCATCATGAAAATCACCACCGTCCATGTCCATCATGCGAGACTCAGGTTGGTGATGGCGATGGTCCCAGATGTAGCAACAGCACTATAACTAGTGGTGCATACgatgttgttgttgctgctgctgtttCTGGTGCTGCTGTTCCAGGTAGTGGTGCAGTTGTAAGAGCTGTGCAGCCTTCTGACATTTCTACCTATTCTACTCCTCACACCGTCTCCAAATTCCCag CAGGCAGGATGGCAGCATCTCTGGGGTTTCCTTTTACAAATGCACAGTGGAAGGAGCTTGAAAGACAAGCTATGATCTACAAGTATATGATGGCCTCCGTTCCTGTTCCTCCTGAACTCCTTATTACCGTTAGCAGAACTCCCTCAGACCCAGCTGCTTCCCACGCTCACT TGGGAAGTAGTGGTTTGAACCTCAGATTGTCAAACAGTTCGGATCCAGAGCCGGGGAGGTGCAAAAGGACAGATGGGAAGAAATGGAGGTGCTCTAGAGATGTGGCCCCCAACCACAAATACTGTGAGCGCCACTTGCATAGAGGCCGTCCCCGTTCAAGAAAGCCTGTGGAAATTCAAGCaaacaacagcagcagcagcagcaagagGACCCGCCGTGAAGATTATAGTGCTCTTCCTACATTTGTTAACATTCCTATTCCTAGACCCACAGTCAACAACAATAGTGTTTCATCTCAGTTTCTTGGACCTACGGCTGGTTCCCCATTCCACCGGCCGACTGACGTCTCGCTTACTTCACACAATGATCCGAG GAGCTTGGACTGGGTTGTAAAAGGAGAACCCGTTCCCATGGCTACAACTGACCAACAATGGCACCATCTGatgcaaaataaaatggaattcGCCTCTGAGACGTTCTCTCACTGTCACCCCAATGCCTCTATCTTCAAACAAAACTATCCCGAGGAGCCCTTGAATCTGAACTCGTACGTGTATTTCAGCACCTGTGAAGATACACAGAGCAAAGACTGTCCTTTATTCCTCAATTCAGATATGATTTCTACACAAGAGCCTCACACGGGAACCACAAGGGGTTTCATTGATGCGTGGTCTAATGCAGTAACAGAGGAGAACATAGCCAACTCAAGCACCTTGTGCTCTGTCTCATCAAATGGGTTCTCGCCCTCTTTACTCACTCTATCAATGGGTGGCAGTAACTCCATTGATGATGAAATGGGTCAACTCCAAATGGGATCGGGCTTAATTGGAAGGAACAGAAACAATGAAAGTGGTAGCAAATCTGATATATCAAGATGGTATACCCCTGCTTCGTCGGTAGCTGCTCCCACACCGGGTGGGCCTTTAGCTGAGGTTCTAAGGCCGAGCATGGTTGCCATCGCTGCCGCAGCTGCATCGAATGTGTCATCTCCAACCCCTGGAAATGGTGATTCAAGGGGTGATTCGACTAGGTCGCATGCTACTATGGTCTCATCGCCATCTGGGGTTCTTCAGAAAACATTTGCTTCATTGTCTGATAGTAGTGGTAATAGCAGCCCAAACCTTGGGAGCTCGAGGGCCACTCCTGAGATCGCTATGCTCTGGTTGAATTAA